A portion of the Sphingobacteriales bacterium genome contains these proteins:
- a CDS encoding BamA/TamA family outer membrane protein, giving the protein MSYAQDSTRFLKVRNIYIEGNKKTKPFVILREMTIHQNDSFPAKDMDAVILQNRLNIFNLKLFNDVNVNIKNWEEDSLDLIIKVRERWVILPAPIIAFADRNVAEWWRQYRHDFRRLQYGLQLNWDNLSGRNDRLYFAMSFGFAQRLDIGYSIPQFNRRKEQVGLSILFNMSRSKRIAFNTLDDELAFMNLGTSWQLQKIQITQQISYRKKIHNTHYFQIGYGFSAISDSVHHANPDYFLDSARHQHAFKLGYTFVSDYRNIRTYPTDGWYFAANFTNYGLGFMKTRMTTAGVQFSKYLLWKKHPRFSAAAMIKGQVSWPLRQPYSLQPVKSFGYETNAIRGYEINVIDGQHFLLFKNEYRFRVFDLQLRKLKKLQAKNSPILNSSLAYLPFNMYLTAYFDAGYAWDYYTVQNNQYRNKWQFGFGGGINLVTFNDKLLRLEYSCNRYLQHGFYIHFEQPL; this is encoded by the coding sequence TTGTCTTACGCACAAGACAGCACGCGTTTTCTGAAAGTCAGGAATATTTATATTGAGGGAAACAAGAAAACGAAACCTTTTGTCATCCTTCGTGAAATGACCATTCATCAGAATGATTCTTTCCCTGCAAAAGATATGGATGCTGTCATATTGCAGAACAGGCTCAATATCTTCAATCTCAAGTTATTTAACGATGTCAACGTCAATATAAAGAACTGGGAGGAAGACAGCCTGGACCTGATCATTAAGGTTAGAGAACGATGGGTGATCTTACCCGCACCAATCATAGCGTTTGCCGACCGTAACGTAGCGGAATGGTGGAGGCAGTATCGTCATGATTTCAGACGTCTGCAATATGGATTACAACTGAACTGGGATAACCTTTCGGGCAGAAACGACCGCCTGTATTTTGCCATGAGCTTTGGTTTCGCCCAGCGGCTGGATATTGGGTATTCCATTCCGCAGTTCAACAGAAGGAAAGAGCAGGTTGGATTGTCGATCTTGTTCAATATGTCGCGCAGTAAGCGCATTGCCTTCAATACGCTGGATGATGAACTGGCCTTCATGAATCTGGGAACATCCTGGCAGTTGCAAAAAATTCAGATCACACAGCAGATTTCTTACCGGAAGAAAATTCATAACACACATTATTTTCAGATTGGTTACGGCTTCAGTGCCATCAGCGATTCGGTACATCATGCGAATCCGGATTATTTCCTGGATAGCGCACGGCATCAGCATGCTTTTAAGTTAGGTTATACGTTTGTGTCGGATTACCGGAATATCAGGACTTATCCGACTGACGGCTGGTACTTTGCCGCTAATTTTACCAACTACGGATTGGGATTCATGAAAACGAGAATGACCACCGCCGGTGTCCAGTTCAGCAAGTACCTGTTATGGAAAAAACATCCCCGTTTTTCCGCAGCGGCTATGATAAAAGGTCAGGTTTCATGGCCACTCCGTCAACCTTACAGTTTGCAGCCTGTGAAATCATTCGGATACGAAACAAATGCCATCAGAGGGTACGAGATTAATGTAATAGACGGTCAGCATTTTTTATTATTTAAGAATGAATACCGTTTCCGTGTCTTTGATTTGCAATTAAGGAAATTAAAAAAACTGCAGGCCAAAAATTCGCCCATCCTTAATTCCTCATTGGCATATTTACCCTTTAATATGTATCTTACCGCTTATTTTGATGCCGGCTATGCCTGGGATTATTATACGGTACAAAATAACCAATACAGAAATAAATGGCAATTTGGTTTTGGAGGTGGTATAAATTTGGTAACTTTCAATGACAAATTGCTGCGGTTGGAATACAGCTGCAACCGATATTTACAACATGGCTTTTATATTCATTTTGAACAACCGTTGTAA
- the rpoN gene encoding RNA polymerase factor sigma-54 encodes MLHQRLSQKLLQKLSPQQIQLMKLLQVPTANLEQRIKEELEINPALEESLSDYDGEKEDLSEPEQIRDEEDESFEDKADDDFADSLDVQEYTKDDFDYNSDESDYRGKEEKKSTPFAVGKTFHDFLDEQLHLLDLDEHEWQIADQLIGSIDDDGYLRRELDAIVDDLAFQKNLTTTEAEIEEVLRTIHRFDPPGVGARNLQECLQIQLERKEQNPNVKLALKIITNQFDAFTKKHYDKLMKSLDIDEAQLKKSLDIILHLNPKPGGAGESSATVNHQTIIPDFTVENNNGELEVLLNGKNAPDLRISDSFKEMLTSYGKGSMKDKKQKEAVVFIKQKIDAAKWFIDAIKQRQHTLFVTMEAIVSFQKEYFLTGDEMKLRPMILKDIAEITGLDISTVSRVANSKYCQTEFGVFSLKHFFSEGLQMEGGEEVSTREVKKILEDLIAVEDKSKPLSDEYLTEQLKAKGYNIARRTVAKYREQMNIPVARLRKEL; translated from the coding sequence ATGCTTCATCAAAGACTGTCACAGAAATTACTTCAAAAACTATCACCTCAACAGATACAGTTGATGAAATTACTGCAAGTTCCTACCGCCAACCTGGAACAACGTATCAAAGAAGAACTGGAAATTAATCCTGCGCTCGAGGAAAGCTTGTCGGATTATGATGGAGAAAAAGAAGATTTGTCCGAGCCGGAGCAAATACGGGATGAGGAAGATGAATCCTTTGAAGATAAAGCGGATGATGACTTTGCGGACAGTTTAGATGTGCAGGAATATACCAAGGACGATTTCGATTACAACAGCGATGAAAGCGATTACAGAGGCAAGGAAGAAAAAAAATCTACCCCATTTGCAGTCGGCAAAACCTTTCACGATTTTCTGGATGAGCAGCTCCATCTGCTGGATCTGGATGAGCACGAATGGCAGATAGCTGATCAGCTGATTGGCAGTATCGATGACGATGGCTATCTGCGCAGAGAACTGGATGCCATAGTGGATGACCTGGCTTTCCAGAAGAACCTGACGACGACTGAAGCGGAAATCGAAGAAGTGCTCCGAACCATCCATCGGTTTGATCCGCCCGGTGTGGGTGCACGTAATCTGCAGGAGTGCCTGCAAATACAGCTGGAACGAAAGGAACAGAATCCGAATGTAAAACTCGCGCTGAAAATCATTACGAATCAGTTTGATGCCTTCACCAAAAAGCACTACGACAAACTTATGAAGTCGCTGGATATTGATGAAGCGCAACTGAAAAAATCGTTGGATATCATTCTCCACCTGAATCCGAAACCGGGCGGCGCCGGCGAATCTTCTGCAACTGTGAATCATCAGACGATTATTCCGGACTTTACCGTTGAAAATAATAACGGGGAACTGGAAGTGTTGCTGAACGGGAAAAATGCACCGGATCTGCGTATCAGCGATTCCTTCAAGGAAATGCTGACCTCCTACGGGAAGGGCAGTATGAAGGACAAGAAACAGAAAGAAGCGGTCGTATTCATCAAACAAAAAATAGATGCGGCAAAATGGTTTATAGATGCCATCAAACAGCGCCAGCATACGCTGTTTGTGACTATGGAGGCTATTGTTTCTTTTCAGAAAGAATATTTCTTGACCGGCGATGAGATGAAGCTCCGTCCGATGATTCTGAAAGATATTGCTGAAATCACAGGGTTGGACATTTCGACCGTCTCGCGTGTGGCAAACAGCAAATATTGCCAGACAGAATTTGGTGTTTTTTCATTAAAGCATTTTTTCTCAGAAGGCCTTCAGATGGAAGGAGGGGAAGAGGTGTCTACCCGCGAGGTGAAAAAGATCCTGGAGGATTTAATCGCCGTGGAGGATAAATCCAAACCGTTAAGCGATGAGTACCTGACCGAACAATTGAAAGCGAAAGGATACAATATTGCTCGCAGGACAGTTGCTAAATATCGCGAACAGATGAATATTCCTGTCGCAAGATTGCGAAAGGAATTGTAA
- the asnS gene encoding asparagine--tRNA ligase, producing the protein MSKPTIRDIFKDAKPGDKITARGWVRTIRDSKNVAFINLNDGTTVQNLQVVVEGGSIPQATIDKILTGACIGVDGELVASQGQQAIELKAENITIYGIADATYKLQPKRHSLEFLREIAHLRPRTQTFGAILRIRHALAFAIHKYFNDHGFYYLHTPIITGSDAEGAGEMFHVTTLDLKNPPKNEDGSINYKEDFFGKETNLTVSGQLEGELGAMALSKVYTFGPTFRAENSNTSRHLAEFWMIEPEMAFYELEDNMDLAENFVQYLVKYALDNCADELKLLDGRAAEEEKQKPQNERNELGLIDRLKFVVENKFERLTYSSAVEILKNAKKKFQFPVDWGTDLQSEHERYLVEKHFKKPVILTDYPAHIKAFYMKQSEDGKTVRAMDVLFPGIGEIIGGSQREEDYEKLKRRAAEVGIPEESIWWYLETRQYGTCPHAGFGLGFERLVLFVTGMSNIRDVIPFPRTPKSAEF; encoded by the coding sequence ATGAGCAAGCCAACCATTAGGGATATTTTTAAAGATGCAAAACCGGGTGACAAAATAACGGCACGCGGATGGGTACGCACGATACGGGACAGTAAAAATGTGGCATTTATCAATTTAAATGACGGGACAACTGTGCAGAATTTACAGGTAGTAGTGGAAGGGGGTTCCATTCCGCAGGCAACCATCGATAAGATTCTGACCGGGGCATGTATCGGCGTGGACGGAGAACTGGTGGCTTCTCAGGGGCAGCAGGCGATTGAATTAAAAGCGGAGAATATTACAATTTATGGAATTGCAGATGCCACGTATAAACTTCAGCCTAAAAGACATTCTCTGGAATTCTTACGGGAGATTGCTCACCTGCGTCCTCGTACACAAACGTTCGGCGCAATTCTGAGAATCAGACACGCGCTGGCATTCGCCATTCACAAATATTTCAATGACCATGGATTTTATTATCTCCACACACCCATTATCACCGGTTCGGATGCGGAAGGTGCGGGAGAGATGTTTCATGTTACTACATTGGACTTAAAAAATCCGCCGAAGAATGAAGACGGAAGCATCAACTATAAGGAAGATTTTTTCGGGAAAGAAACCAATCTTACCGTAAGCGGACAACTGGAAGGCGAGCTGGGGGCGATGGCATTATCTAAAGTGTACACATTTGGCCCCACCTTCAGAGCCGAAAACTCCAATACTTCCCGCCATCTGGCTGAATTTTGGATGATAGAGCCGGAAATGGCATTTTACGAACTGGAAGATAACATGGATCTGGCGGAAAATTTTGTCCAGTATCTTGTGAAATACGCACTGGATAATTGTGCGGATGAATTGAAGCTGCTGGACGGAAGAGCCGCTGAAGAAGAAAAGCAGAAACCACAGAATGAACGCAATGAACTTGGATTAATTGACCGACTGAAGTTTGTGGTGGAAAATAAATTTGAACGACTGACCTATTCATCAGCCGTGGAAATTTTGAAAAATGCGAAGAAAAAATTCCAGTTTCCGGTGGATTGGGGTACTGATTTGCAAAGTGAACACGAACGTTATCTGGTTGAGAAACATTTTAAAAAACCGGTGATTCTGACCGACTATCCTGCACATATAAAAGCGTTCTACATGAAGCAGAGCGAAGACGGGAAAACCGTTCGGGCGATGGATGTGTTGTTTCCGGGTATCGGTGAAATCATTGGCGGCTCACAGCGGGAAGAGGATTATGAAAAACTGAAACGCCGTGCGGCAGAAGTCGGTATTCCGGAAGAAAGCATCTGGTGGTACCTCGAAACCAGACAATACGGTACCTGTCCGCACGCCGGATTCGGACTTGGATTTGAACGTCTGGTATTATTTGTTACCGGTATGAGTAATATCCGCGATGTCATTCCGTTTCCTAGGACACCAAAAAGTGCAGAGTTCTGA
- a CDS encoding isopenicillin N synthase family oxygenase, with amino-acid sequence MSFIPVLDLADYLSGDEARRQKFIQGFGKAYSEIGFAAIENHGIPQDLINKYYGLVEQFYALPLETKLSYEKVEYAGQRGYTSFGREKAKQSEVADLKEFWQVGQYIEDGEVMPADDYPDNLEVAEIPEFNETGRQLYKSFENSGRHLLRAIAEYLELDVHYFDPRIHNGNSILRAIHYPPITQDPKTAIRAEAHEDINLITLLVGASADGLQVQDVDGNWHDAKAEPQQIMVNVGDMLQRLCNNRLKSTTHRVVNPPREKWHTHRYSIPFFLHPRSEVRLDCLENCIDAEHPLAYAPITAGEYLDERLREIGLKK; translated from the coding sequence ATGAGTTTTATTCCGGTGCTTGATTTGGCTGATTATTTATCTGGAGATGAAGCCAGAAGGCAAAAATTTATCCAGGGTTTTGGCAAAGCATATTCCGAAATCGGATTTGCCGCCATTGAAAACCACGGCATCCCACAGGACTTGATCAACAAGTATTACGGGCTGGTGGAACAATTTTATGCCCTGCCATTGGAAACCAAATTAAGCTATGAAAAAGTGGAATATGCAGGGCAGCGCGGTTACACCTCGTTTGGCAGAGAAAAGGCAAAACAGAGTGAGGTGGCGGATTTGAAAGAATTCTGGCAGGTAGGGCAATATATAGAAGACGGCGAGGTGATGCCGGCGGATGACTATCCTGACAACCTGGAAGTGGCTGAAATACCGGAATTCAATGAAACCGGCAGACAGTTGTATAAAAGCTTTGAAAACTCGGGCAGGCATCTGCTGCGTGCGATTGCAGAATACCTGGAGCTGGATGTCCATTATTTTGATCCGCGAATACACAACGGAAACAGTATTTTACGTGCCATCCATTACCCGCCGATTACCCAGGACCCGAAAACAGCCATACGGGCAGAGGCGCATGAAGACATCAATTTAATCACGCTGCTGGTAGGCGCTAGTGCGGATGGGCTGCAGGTACAGGATGTTGACGGCAACTGGCACGACGCCAAGGCGGAACCACAGCAAATCATGGTGAATGTGGGTGATATGCTGCAGCGTTTGTGCAACAACAGGCTGAAATCCACCACACACAGAGTGGTCAATCCCCCTCGAGAAAAATGGCATACCCACCGTTATTCCATTCCTTTCTTTCTACACCCGAGAAGTGAAGTACGTTTAGACTGCCTGGAAAATTGTATCGATGCAGAACATCCGTTAGCCTACGCGCCCATCACTGCCGGCGAATATTTAGATGAACGCCTGAGAGAAATCGGATTAAAAAAATAA
- a CDS encoding FkbM family methyltransferase — protein sequence MPSSFSIKIGDFLYKNAFPVYNIIYPFFKRRQDKHEIALMKQYIHKGDVVLDIGANIGFYTNILSELVGENGRVYAFEPDKTNYSYLIQNAAHLKNVEFHNKAVSDKTGKIILYHSDLLNVDHKTYATSDYTSTSEIECVAMDDIIPGQKADFIKIDIQGYEYFAFKGMSEILRKNDNLKIITELYPYGLNNSGIKITDFISLIQENNLIIYKMHDNQLTLFTDDDISQMDKENFRIHILDILLSKKTVN from the coding sequence ATGCCTTCATCCTTCTCCATAAAAATCGGTGACTTCCTATATAAGAACGCTTTCCCCGTTTATAATATCATCTATCCTTTTTTCAAAAGACGGCAGGACAAACATGAGATTGCCTTAATGAAACAATACATTCATAAGGGAGATGTGGTATTGGATATTGGCGCAAATATCGGCTTTTACACCAATATCCTCTCTGAACTGGTGGGTGAAAATGGAAGAGTATATGCATTTGAACCGGACAAAACCAATTATTCCTATCTTATCCAAAACGCAGCACATTTAAAGAATGTGGAATTTCACAACAAGGCGGTGAGCGACAAAACCGGAAAAATCATCCTGTACCATTCTGACCTGCTGAATGTAGACCACAAAACATACGCCACCAGCGACTACACCTCCACTTCAGAAATAGAATGTGTAGCTATGGATGACATCATTCCGGGACAAAAAGCGGACTTTATAAAAATAGACATACAGGGTTATGAATACTTTGCCTTTAAGGGTATGTCGGAAATCCTCAGGAAAAATGACAATCTGAAGATTATCACGGAACTTTATCCGTATGGACTAAACAACTCCGGCATAAAAATAACGGACTTCATTTCTTTGATTCAGGAAAACAACCTCATCATCTACAAAATGCACGACAATCAGTTAACTTTGTTTACAGACGATGATATCAGCCAGATGGATAAAGAAAATTTCCGCATCCACATTCTCGATATACTGTTAAGCAAAAAAACTGTGAATTAA
- a CDS encoding FkbM family methyltransferase produces the protein MNIVFRNIPLTRIKIFGAKILLFFTSVFVDTKKKHLIKRNNINFEVDLTEGIDLSLYLFNDFQSHVYENKFVTLKADDVIFDVGANVGIMSLNFANKAINGKVYAFEPTHYALNKFKKNLELNPELAKRITVTNCFVSAKSDANPNIVAFSSWSLTKRTENDHEFHLGTPMSADGVPSVTMDDFVQSNNITRLDFIKIDTDGHEYEVFSGAANTIKTLRPKIIFELGLYVMKEKNFDFDFYWNYFHPLHYKLFDSGNMEEITLDNHKSHLPKYGSIDVLAIPQ, from the coding sequence ATGAATATTGTCTTCAGAAATATCCCTTTAACGCGAATAAAGATCTTCGGAGCAAAAATCCTTCTGTTTTTTACTTCCGTTTTTGTAGATACCAAAAAGAAGCATCTGATCAAAAGAAATAATATCAATTTTGAGGTAGACCTGACCGAAGGCATCGATTTATCGTTATATCTTTTCAATGATTTCCAGTCGCATGTGTATGAAAATAAATTTGTGACACTGAAAGCGGATGACGTTATCTTTGACGTTGGCGCCAATGTCGGTATCATGTCGCTGAATTTTGCAAACAAGGCTATCAACGGTAAGGTATATGCCTTTGAACCCACTCATTATGCGTTGAATAAATTCAAAAAGAATCTGGAATTAAATCCGGAACTGGCGAAGCGTATAACTGTGACCAATTGCTTTGTTTCTGCAAAATCGGATGCCAACCCCAATATAGTCGCATTCTCCAGCTGGAGCCTGACCAAACGCACGGAAAATGACCATGAATTTCATCTAGGCACACCCATGTCGGCGGATGGAGTTCCGTCTGTCACCATGGATGATTTCGTACAATCCAACAACATCACCAGATTAGATTTTATAAAGATAGATACGGACGGGCATGAATATGAAGTTTTCTCAGGCGCGGCAAATACAATCAAGACATTACGGCCAAAAATAATTTTTGAATTGGGCTTGTATGTTATGAAAGAAAAGAATTTTGACTTTGACTTTTACTGGAACTATTTTCATCCGCTTCATTACAAATTATTCGACTCGGGCAATATGGAAGAGATCACCCTGGACAATCATAAAAGCCACCTGCCGAAATATGGCAGTATTGATGTTTTAGCAATACCACAATAA
- a CDS encoding glycosyltransferase, with product MYSIRKQTIFSHFESIAENYLNYRKRFSYYGNDIINYLNFFISETDSVLEIGCGCGETIHGLKAKDKTGIDFSPKMISVARESYPDVSFHVMDAEKITLEKKYDVIIFNNIIGYLDNIQDVFYAIKKNCHEHTRVIISYYNHWWEPVLRFGETTGIKKRSPQQNWLDAKDISNLLYLSGFESYRTNKRLLVPVNIPIFSWLMNKYIAKLPIFKSLCLNQFLFARPLLNYREEETAEKYSVSICIPARNESGNIENAILRLPKFGKHQEIIFVEGNSSDDTWAKIQEIQNKYRDSHDIKISQQEGKGKGDAVRKGYSIATQDILIILDADLTMPPEELPKFYNAIATGKAEFINGSRLVYPMDKEAMRFLNTLGNKFFSKVFSWLMEQPIKDTLCGTKVMFREDYNKLAANRKFFGDFDPFGDYDLLFGAYKLNLKIIDLPIRYKERTYGTTNISRFQNGFMLLRMCWFAAGKIKFW from the coding sequence ATGTATTCTATTCGCAAACAAACCATCTTCAGTCACTTTGAATCCATAGCGGAAAATTATTTAAATTACCGGAAGCGGTTCTCCTATTACGGAAATGATATCATCAATTACCTTAATTTCTTCATCAGCGAAACGGACAGTGTGCTGGAAATAGGTTGCGGCTGCGGCGAAACGATTCACGGTTTAAAAGCAAAAGATAAAACGGGCATTGATTTCAGCCCGAAGATGATTTCGGTAGCACGGGAATCCTATCCGGACGTATCTTTCCATGTGATGGATGCCGAAAAGATTACCCTGGAGAAAAAATATGATGTCATCATCTTCAATAATATCATCGGTTATCTCGACAATATCCAGGATGTATTTTATGCCATCAAGAAGAATTGCCACGAACATACCCGCGTGATTATTTCCTATTACAACCACTGGTGGGAGCCTGTTTTAAGATTCGGTGAGACGACTGGTATCAAGAAAAGATCTCCACAGCAGAACTGGCTGGATGCCAAGGATATTTCCAACTTGCTCTATCTGTCAGGATTTGAGTCCTACAGGACCAACAAACGGTTGCTGGTTCCGGTCAACATTCCCATCTTCTCCTGGCTGATGAACAAGTACATCGCCAAGCTGCCTATTTTTAAATCGTTGTGTTTAAACCAATTCCTGTTTGCACGTCCGCTGCTCAATTACAGGGAGGAAGAAACGGCGGAGAAATATTCCGTTTCCATCTGTATTCCGGCACGCAATGAAAGCGGCAACATCGAAAACGCGATTTTACGTCTGCCGAAATTTGGCAAGCATCAGGAAATCATCTTTGTGGAAGGTAATTCTTCCGATGATACGTGGGCAAAAATACAGGAAATACAAAACAAGTACCGCGATTCACACGATATAAAGATTTCGCAGCAGGAGGGCAAGGGCAAAGGTGATGCCGTTCGCAAAGGCTACTCCATCGCCACGCAGGACATCCTCATCATACTCGATGCAGACCTGACCATGCCGCCGGAAGAACTGCCAAAGTTTTACAATGCCATTGCCACCGGTAAGGCGGAATTCATCAACGGCTCGCGTCTGGTGTATCCGATGGATAAAGAAGCGATGCGTTTCCTGAATACGCTGGGCAATAAATTTTTCAGCAAGGTGTTTTCCTGGCTGATGGAACAACCCATTAAGGATACGCTTTGCGGCACTAAGGTAATGTTCCGGGAAGACTATAATAAGCTGGCCGCCAACCGGAAGTTCTTCGGGGACTTCGACCCGTTCGGGGATTATGATCTGCTGTTTGGCGCCTACAAACTCAATTTGAAAATCATTGATTTACCCATCCGTTATAAAGAGCGCACGTACGGCACGACCAATATCTCCCGTTTTCAAAACGGATTTATGCTGTTACGGATGTGCTGGTTTGCCGCCGGGAAGATTAAGTTCTGGTAA
- a CDS encoding rRNA pseudouridine synthase: MSNAGVCSRRQADEYIKAGYVSVNDEVVLEMGYKVKPKDVVKFKNKRVQGEKKVYVLLNKPKGYLTTTSDDRERKTVMELVNTVKDVRLYPVGRLDRNSTGVILLTNDGELAQKLSHPSGEVTKVYQVELDKALDSKDLLKIRAGLELEDGKATVDHVEYTLPRGDDRHVGIELHSGKNRIVRRIFEHLGYEVLKLDRVLYAGLTKKNLIRGKWRFLTEKEIIFLKYFIANKKEKKPKE; encoded by the coding sequence ATTTCCAACGCCGGTGTCTGTTCGCGCAGACAGGCCGATGAATACATCAAAGCCGGTTATGTGTCGGTGAATGACGAAGTGGTATTGGAAATGGGGTACAAGGTAAAGCCGAAGGACGTAGTAAAGTTTAAGAATAAACGGGTACAGGGCGAGAAAAAGGTGTATGTGCTGCTGAACAAGCCGAAAGGGTATCTAACCACCACATCGGATGACAGGGAGCGCAAAACCGTGATGGAACTGGTGAATACGGTGAAAGACGTGCGCCTGTATCCGGTTGGAAGGTTAGACAGGAACTCGACAGGAGTTATCTTGCTGACAAATGACGGGGAGCTGGCACAAAAATTATCTCACCCAAGCGGAGAGGTGACGAAAGTATACCAGGTGGAACTCGACAAGGCACTGGACTCAAAGGATTTATTAAAGATACGAGCCGGACTGGAGCTGGAAGACGGGAAAGCTACGGTAGACCACGTGGAATACACCCTTCCGCGTGGCGATGACCGGCATGTGGGCATCGAATTACACAGCGGGAAGAACAGAATCGTGCGCCGTATTTTCGAACATCTGGGATATGAGGTGTTGAAGCTCGACCGTGTTTTATACGCGGGCCTGACGAAGAAAAACCTGATACGCGGCAAATGGCGTTTCCTCACAGAAAAGGAAATCATCTTCCTGAAATATTTCATCGCGAACAAGAAAGAGAAGAAGCCGAAAGAATAA